The region CTTCTACGTTGATGATTTCGCCAGTGCGTGGATTGCGTCCTTTATAAGCACCATATTGGCGATTCACAAATGAGCCAAAGCCCCGGATTTCGATACGGTCATCACGCATGAGTGCCTCTACCATAGAGTCAAAAATGGTGTTTACAACCGTTTCAGCTTTAACACGGGTAATTCCCGCTTTTTCAGAAATCAAATTAATCAAATCCGCTTTTGTCATCGTCGGCTTTCCTAAAGGGCTCAGCTTAAAGTATTGATAACACTCTCGATTATACAGATATGAAGTGGTCTGACATCAAAATTCAAGCATTTAACTCAATGCTTCTTATACAGACCCGTGCTGATCAGGATTTTACGGTAGGCATCAAGCGTCGCCTGGACCATTTTAGGCGTGTCAAAGAGGTCGACCACTTTTTGGCGGGCGCGGTCGCCGATCTCGTCAGCAGGCATGGTTCCCGAGAAAATTTCGACCAAAAGATTGCTCATCGAGTCCACATCCGCTGGGCGCAGTAAAAATCCATCACGTCCATCCTCGATAATATTGGCAATTGGGGACACTTCCGAACCTAAAACCACCTTTTTTTGTGCCATGGCTTCCAAAGTTGTCGGTTCAAAGCCCGTAGTTCTAGACCCCAAGTTGACGAAAACATCACCCAAAACAATATAATCTTCGATCTCTGATGCGGGCACTGCTCCCGGCATGACCACACGATTACCCAAAGCGTGATTCAAAACCTGATATTCGATGTCTTTGAACTTCGGGCCGTTCCCGATGACGATGAGATAGCTATTAGGTTTTTTAATCGCCACTTTTTCAAAGGCCTTTAAAAGCGGCGCTAATTCCTGCGTCTGAGTCATATCCGACAGGGTCACCGCCACATGAGCATTTTCGGGAATGCTCAGCTTCTTACGAAGTTCAAAAGACTTTTCTTTCGGAGTCAAATCACCCAGCTCAATCCCATAGGGGACTGTGTAGGTGTGATAATCCGGATAAAGATAATATCTTTCCAGAATAATTCTTTGCTCAGGATTTGTGACGAAGATGCCGTCCGCCGTGGAAAGCAATCGACGATCGCCGCCATAGTAGGTTGTCAAAAATTTGTAGGTGGTGGCAATGGCCGTTGAAAGCATGCTGCCTAACGTATCCTGTTTCATGGCGCGAATCGCGAAAAGCTGTGACATTTGCGTCGCTTCCACATCATAAGCCATGGCGACTTTAAAATCATTTTTGCGACTGCCAATGCGATACCCTGACTTGTCGATACTGTGAACCAGATGGAAGGGGTCTTCTTTGTGAAGCTGGGCGAAGCGCTGACGAACCGCCATTTGAAAACTCATATGCGACAGATTTTTTGCGCCCTCGTGTAAGAAGAAAACACGTACACCGTCGCGCACCACTTCTGGTTTTTTCAAAGGTGATGTCGCCGCCAAAACCGTGACTTTATGACCTTCTTTGGCCAGCCCCCGGGCTATGGGCCACAGAAAACCATGATCGGTTGCGCGACTTAAAATCGGAAAACGATGCGAGGTCAGGCAAATGTTCAATGTCTCGGGAAGACGGGGTTTGTTGAGCATAAGCTCATCTTAAATGATTTAAAGCCCGATTGTACAGACGATTGAGTTCATTCAATGACGAATCAATCAGATGGCGATCCTCGGCCAGTTGTTCTGACAGATTTTCTGGGACTCGCAAGTGGGGCTTCGTCAGAAGCTTTACCAGGTCGGCATGAATATGATCGTTGTTTAAAATCCAGCAGTTGATGGTGTTCTTCCAAAGATCCGCGTGTACACTGGACTGTTTGGAATCCAAGATCAGCACCGCATGGGAATGAATGGCCTTCATGTAAAAGTCGGTCATTTCGATGGGCGTAAAGCCTTGGCCGGCTAACATCAAAGCCATACTTTTTTCCAGGAGTTGTTTACCCGCTTGAGGACTCAAGTTTCCGGTCACTGTCCAGTTGTGCCCGCACTGAAACTCTTCCATCCAGGCGGCAAATTTTTTGCGCTCACGAAGGCTCCAGTGAGAATAAGACCCCCACAAGACCACCTTGTATTTTTGTGCGATCGTACGAATGCGCACGAAGCTTTCTGATTCGGCGTCGAAATGAGTCTCGCGGAAAGGCACGACGACAAAAGGTCTGTGTTCCAGTGAATGAAAAAACTGCTCTTCGATATCTTCCTGAAAGGCCGTTGCCGTGAATTCGGCTTTCAAATCCAAAACCGGCGGCAAAATTCCGC is a window of Bdellovibrio sp. ArHS DNA encoding:
- a CDS encoding glycosyltransferase family 4 protein, whose protein sequence is MLNKPRLPETLNICLTSHRFPILSRATDHGFLWPIARGLAKEGHKVTVLAATSPLKKPEVVRDGVRVFFLHEGAKNLSHMSFQMAVRQRFAQLHKEDPFHLVHSIDKSGYRIGSRKNDFKVAMAYDVEATQMSQLFAIRAMKQDTLGSMLSTAIATTYKFLTTYYGGDRRLLSTADGIFVTNPEQRIILERYYLYPDYHTYTVPYGIELGDLTPKEKSFELRKKLSIPENAHVAVTLSDMTQTQELAPLLKAFEKVAIKKPNSYLIVIGNGPKFKDIEYQVLNHALGNRVVMPGAVPASEIEDYIVLGDVFVNLGSRTTGFEPTTLEAMAQKKVVLGSEVSPIANIIEDGRDGFLLRPADVDSMSNLLVEIFSGTMPADEIGDRARQKVVDLFDTPKMVQATLDAYRKILISTGLYKKH
- a CDS encoding HU family DNA-binding protein, with product MTKADLINLISEKAGITRVKAETVVNTIFDSMVEALMRDDRIEIRGFGSFVNRQYGAYKGRNPRTGEIINVEEKKLPFFKVGKELKEDINNGPKKA